A genomic region of Acetonema longum DSM 6540 contains the following coding sequences:
- the nuoK gene encoding NADH-quinone oxidoreductase subunit NuoK, translating into MIGLEHYLVVSACLFSLGLYGLFTKRNAVAVLMCIELMLNAVNLNFVAFSRFITPGGFTGQIFAIFNIAVAAAEVAVGLALIFAIYRDRATTNVDELDWMKW; encoded by the coding sequence ATGATCGGACTGGAGCATTATCTGGTGGTCAGCGCATGTCTCTTCAGCCTGGGGCTGTATGGCCTCTTTACCAAACGCAACGCGGTGGCTGTCCTGATGTGCATCGAACTCATGCTGAATGCGGTGAACCTGAATTTTGTGGCTTTTTCCCGTTTCATTACCCCCGGCGGCTTCACCGGCCAGATTTTCGCCATTTTCAACATCGCGGTGGCGGCAGCCGAGGTCGCTGTCGGTCTGGCCCTGATATTCGCCATTTATCGCGACCGGGCCACCACCAATGTGGATGAACTGGACTGGATGAAATGGTAA
- a CDS encoding NADH-quinone oxidoreductase subunit J: MPGEVIYTAAFYVLAGIALLAAAGVVFMPNLVHSALLLALTFIGVAGLYVLLQADFLAAVQVLVYSGAVAVIVVIGVMLTQRGEMKQSNPHNRLAAIAAVVTGLLTAVIVWVVLATPWQISTAAAPEETIPAIATALFRDYAVPFEAAAVLLLVAMIGAIILAKGAVER, encoded by the coding sequence ATGCCAGGAGAAGTGATCTATACGGCAGCTTTCTATGTTTTGGCCGGGATAGCGCTCCTGGCGGCGGCCGGCGTGGTTTTCATGCCTAACCTGGTCCACAGTGCCCTGCTCTTAGCTCTGACCTTTATTGGCGTAGCCGGGCTGTATGTGCTGCTCCAGGCTGATTTTCTGGCGGCAGTACAAGTCCTGGTTTATAGCGGCGCCGTGGCGGTCATTGTGGTTATCGGAGTCATGCTGACCCAGCGGGGTGAAATGAAACAATCTAACCCCCATAACCGGCTGGCGGCAATTGCCGCTGTTGTGACCGGCCTGCTGACTGCGGTTATCGTTTGGGTGGTCTTGGCCACTCCCTGGCAAATATCAACCGCCGCAGCACCGGAGGAGACCATACCGGCCATTGCCACGGCTTTGTTCCGGGATTACGCCGTGCCATTTGAAGCGGCGGCGGTTCTCCTGCTGGTAGCCATGATCGGCGCTATCATTCTGGCGAAAGGAGCGGTGGAACGATGA